A single region of the Prevotella sp. HUN102 genome encodes:
- the rpsH gene encoding 30S ribosomal protein S8 encodes MTDPIADYLTRLRNAIMAHHRVVEVPASNLKKSITKILFEKGYILNYKFVEDGPQGTIKVALKYDPVTKQNAIKKLKRVSTPGLRQYTGYKDMPRVINGLGIAIISTSKGVMTNKEAAAEKIGGEVLCYVY; translated from the coding sequence ATGACAGATCCAATAGCAGATTATCTGACAAGACTCAGAAACGCAATCATGGCTCATCACCGTGTTGTTGAAGTTCCTGCGTCTAACTTGAAGAAGTCTATTACAAAGATTCTCTTCGAGAAGGGTTACATCTTGAACTACAAGTTTGTAGAAGATGGTCCTCAAGGAACAATCAAGGTCGCACTCAAGTACGATCCTGTAACAAAGCAGAACGCAATCAAGAAATTGAAGCGCGTTTCTACACCAGGTCTTCGCCAGTATACTGGTTACAAAGACATGCCGAGAGTAATTAACGGACTTGGAATCGCAATCATTTCAACGTCTAAGGGTGTAATGACTAACAAGGAAGCAGCTGCAGAGAAAATCGGCGGTGAAGTTCTTTGCTACGTATATTAA
- the rplF gene encoding 50S ribosomal protein L6, protein MSRIGKLPISIPAGVTVTFKDNVVTAKGPKGELSQYVNPSIKTIIEEGQVTFEVDENSPVNYKQKQAFHGLYRSLVNNMVVGVSEGYENTLELVGVGYRVSNQGNLVEFSLGYTHPIFIQLPKEVKVETKSERNQNPIIILESADKQLLGLICAKIRSFRKPEPYKGKGILFQGEVIRRKSGKSASAK, encoded by the coding sequence ATGTCAAGAATTGGAAAATTACCAATTAGTATTCCTGCGGGTGTTACAGTAACATTCAAGGACAACGTTGTTACAGCCAAAGGACCGAAGGGTGAACTTTCACAGTACGTTAACCCATCTATCAAGACTATAATCGAAGAAGGTCAGGTAACTTTTGAGGTTGATGAGAATAGCCCGGTAAATTACAAGCAGAAGCAGGCTTTCCACGGTTTGTATCGTTCACTTGTTAACAATATGGTTGTTGGCGTAAGCGAAGGCTACGAGAATACTTTGGAACTTGTTGGTGTAGGTTACCGTGTTTCTAATCAGGGCAACTTGGTTGAATTCTCTCTTGGTTATACACACCCTATCTTCATCCAGCTTCCTAAGGAAGTTAAGGTCGAGACAAAGAGTGAGCGTAACCAGAATCCTATCATCATTCTCGAATCAGCTGATAAGCAACTGCTTGGTCTCATCTGTGCTAAAATCCGTTCTTTCCGTAAGCCTGAACCTTATAAGGGTAAGGGTATCCTGTTCCAGGGTGAGGTTATTCGCAGAAAGTCTGGTAAGTCAGCTTCAGCTAAGTAA
- the rplR gene encoding 50S ribosomal protein L18, translating to MTTKKEQRRLKIKFRIRKSVNGTAERPRLSVFRSNKQIYAQVINDLTGTTLASASSAGLEKMAKIEQAKKVGALVAEKAKAAGIEQVVFDRNGYLYHGRVQALADAAREGGLNF from the coding sequence ATGACAACTAAGAAAGAACAAAGAAGACTTAAGATAAAGTTCCGCATTCGCAAGAGTGTGAACGGTACTGCTGAACGCCCACGCTTGAGCGTTTTCCGTAGTAATAAGCAGATTTATGCACAGGTTATTAACGACCTTACAGGAACTACACTTGCTTCAGCTTCTTCAGCTGGCCTCGAAAAGATGGCTAAGATTGAACAGGCAAAGAAGGTTGGTGCTCTTGTTGCTGAAAAGGCAAAGGCAGCTGGTATAGAACAGGTTGTTTTCGACCGTAACGGTTACCTTTATCACGGACGTGTTCAGGCTTTGGCTGATGCCGCTCGTGAAGGAGGTCTTAATTTCTAA
- the rpsE gene encoding 30S ribosomal protein S5, whose product MAMNKVKVNSDVELKDRLVAINRVTKVTKGGRTFTFAAIVVVGDGKGVIGWGLGKAGEVTAAIQKGTDAAKKNLVKVPVLKGTVPHEVETHFGGAQVLIKPAAAGTGLKAGGAMRAVLESAGVTDVIAKSKGSSNPHNLVKATIAALALMRDAYTVAGERGISMDKVFNG is encoded by the coding sequence ATGGCAATGAATAAAGTAAAAGTAAATAGTGACGTTGAACTGAAGGACCGTTTGGTTGCAATTAACCGCGTAACCAAGGTTACAAAGGGTGGTCGTACTTTCACATTCGCAGCTATTGTTGTTGTAGGTGACGGTAAAGGTGTTATCGGTTGGGGGCTTGGCAAAGCAGGTGAAGTTACAGCAGCTATCCAAAAAGGTACAGACGCAGCTAAGAAGAACCTTGTAAAGGTTCCTGTGTTGAAGGGAACTGTTCCTCACGAAGTTGAAACACATTTCGGTGGAGCACAGGTGCTCATCAAGCCGGCTGCTGCCGGTACTGGTCTTAAGGCCGGTGGTGCTATGCGTGCTGTTCTTGAGAGTGCAGGTGTTACTGACGTGATTGCTAAGTCAAAGGGTTCATCAAACCCTCACAACCTCGTAAAGGCTACAATTGCCGCTCTCGCATTGATGCGCGATGCTTATACGGTAGCTGGCGAGCGTGGAATCAGTATGGATAAAGTTTTTAACGGTTAA
- the rpmD gene encoding 50S ribosomal protein L30, producing the protein MATIKVKQIKSRINAPKDQKSTLLALGLRKISQVVEIEDTPSNRGMIRKVHHLVSVID; encoded by the coding sequence ATGGCAACTATTAAAGTAAAGCAGATTAAGAGCCGTATTAACGCTCCTAAAGACCAGAAGAGTACTTTGTTGGCCCTTGGCCTTCGCAAGATTTCTCAGGTTGTAGAGATTGAAGATACTCCAAGCAACCGTGGTATGATCCGCAAGGTTCACCATCTGGTATCAGTTATTGATTAA
- the rplO gene encoding 50S ribosomal protein L15: MKLNNLKPAAGSTHSRRRIGRGPGSGLGGTSTRGHKGAKARSGYKRKIGFEGGQMPLQRRVPKGGFKNINHKEYLAVNLSTLQAIAEKNNLTKIGIAELKAAGFTNGKELVKILGKGELKVKVDVEANAFSKTAEEAIKAVGGNTTII, translated from the coding sequence ATGAAATTAAATAATTTGAAGCCAGCTGCTGGTTCTACTCATTCACGTCGTCGTATTGGCCGTGGTCCGGGTTCTGGTCTCGGTGGTACTTCTACACGTGGACACAAGGGTGCTAAGGCTCGCTCTGGTTACAAGAGAAAGATTGGTTTCGAAGGAGGTCAGATGCCTCTCCAGCGTCGTGTACCAAAGGGTGGATTCAAGAATATCAACCACAAGGAATACCTCGCAGTGAACTTGTCTACACTTCAGGCTATTGCTGAAAAGAATAACCTTACTAAGATTGGTATTGCAGAATTGAAGGCTGCTGGATTTACCAATGGCAAGGAATTGGTTAAGATTCTCGGCAAGGGAGAATTGAAGGTTAAGGTAGACGTAGAAGCTAATGCGTTCTCTAAGACTGCCGAAGAAGCTATCAAGGCAGTAGGTGGTAACACAACTATAATCTAA
- the secY gene encoding preprotein translocase subunit SecY yields MKKFFETLKNCWKVEDLRQRLLITILFTAIYRFGSFVVLPGINPSMLEKLQSQTAGGLMSLLDMFSGGAFSNASIFALGIMPYISASIVMQLLAVAVPYFQKMQREGESGHKKINWYTRILTVIILLFQAPAYLINLKAQAAGALATGVDWTAFIIPASIILAAGSMFILWLGERITDKGVGNGISIIIMVGIIARLPQAFFQEVTSRFTAITSGGLVMFIIEIVVLYLVVCAAILLVQGTRKVPVQYAKRVVGNKQYGGARQYIPLKLFAANVMPIIFAQALMFIPLTLVQFSTESTSPVLQSLMDTKSLLYNVIYVILIIAFTYFYTAITLNPTQMAEDMKRNNGFIPGVKPGKDTADYIDTVMSRITLPGSLSIAFIAVMPALAGLLNVQDSFGQFFGGTSLLILVGVVIDTLQQIESHLMMRHYDGLLNSGHTRNNGAA; encoded by the coding sequence ATGAAAAAGTTTTTTGAGACACTGAAGAACTGTTGGAAGGTTGAGGATTTGCGTCAGCGACTCCTCATTACCATTCTGTTTACAGCTATTTACCGTTTTGGCTCGTTCGTAGTGCTTCCGGGCATTAATCCGAGTATGTTGGAAAAATTGCAGTCACAGACGGCAGGCGGCCTTATGTCGCTCTTGGACATGTTCTCCGGTGGTGCATTCTCCAATGCGTCAATCTTCGCATTAGGAATTATGCCATACATCTCAGCTTCTATCGTGATGCAGCTCCTCGCTGTTGCGGTGCCTTATTTCCAAAAGATGCAGCGTGAAGGCGAAAGTGGTCATAAGAAGATAAACTGGTATACTCGAATCTTGACAGTAATTATATTGCTGTTCCAGGCTCCGGCGTACCTCATAAATTTGAAAGCACAGGCAGCTGGCGCCCTTGCAACGGGCGTCGACTGGACTGCTTTCATCATCCCTGCTTCTATTATCTTGGCAGCAGGTTCTATGTTTATCTTGTGGCTCGGAGAACGCATTACTGATAAAGGTGTAGGCAACGGTATTTCAATCATTATTATGGTTGGTATCATCGCCAGACTTCCACAGGCTTTCTTCCAGGAAGTAACAAGCCGTTTTACGGCAATCACAAGTGGTGGTTTGGTAATGTTCATTATCGAAATCGTTGTTTTATATTTGGTTGTATGTGCAGCAATTCTTCTCGTGCAGGGTACACGCAAGGTTCCAGTACAGTATGCTAAGAGAGTTGTAGGAAACAAACAATACGGTGGTGCTCGCCAATATATTCCTTTGAAGTTATTTGCAGCCAACGTAATGCCTATCATCTTTGCTCAGGCTTTGATGTTCATTCCTTTGACTCTTGTTCAGTTCTCAACTGAATCTACCAGCCCTGTGCTCCAGTCTTTGATGGATACAAAGAGTTTGTTGTATAATGTGATTTATGTGATTTTGATAATTGCATTTACATATTTCTATACAGCGATTACTCTGAACCCTACTCAGATGGCTGAAGATATGAAGCGTAACAATGGTTTCATTCCCGGTGTTAAGCCTGGTAAGGATACGGCAGATTATATTGATACAGTAATGTCTCGTATAACGCTCCCCGGTTCGCTTTCAATTGCATTCATCGCTGTTATGCCTGCACTTGCTGGATTGTTGAATGTTCAGGATTCATTTGGTCAGTTCTTCGGTGGTACATCACTGTTGATTCTTGTTGGTGTTGTTATCGACACACTCCAGCAGATTGAATCACACTTGATGATGCGTCACTATGACGGATTGCTCAATTCCGGACATACTCGCAACAACGGTGCTGCTTAA
- the map gene encoding type I methionyl aminopeptidase translates to MKIFLKTEDEIELMREANLLVGKTLAEVGRHIKPGISTLELDRIAEEFIRDHGATPTFKGFPNHLGEPFPGSICTSVNDVVVHGIPSSKVILKEGDIISVDCGTYLNGFNGDSCYTFAVGEIDAEVRKLLEITKLSLYKGIEQAQAGNHIGDIGSIIQDTCQAEGYGIVRELTGHGIGREMHEDPQIPNYGRRGNGTMLKSGMCIAIEPMVTLGSRYIGMLPDHWNIVTRDGKPAAHFEHTVAVRKGKAEILSSFEEIELLERQKF, encoded by the coding sequence GTGAAAATATTTCTCAAGACAGAAGATGAAATAGAACTTATGAGGGAGGCCAACCTGCTGGTGGGAAAGACACTGGCAGAGGTTGGCCGCCACATTAAACCAGGAATTTCAACTTTAGAGTTGGATAGAATTGCTGAAGAGTTCATTCGTGATCACGGAGCAACGCCAACCTTTAAAGGATTTCCCAATCATCTTGGAGAACCATTTCCCGGAAGCATTTGTACCTCGGTCAATGACGTTGTTGTTCACGGAATACCAAGCAGCAAGGTTATACTAAAAGAAGGAGATATAATCTCGGTAGATTGTGGAACTTATTTGAATGGATTCAATGGCGATAGCTGTTATACATTTGCGGTAGGTGAAATAGATGCTGAGGTGCGAAAACTCCTTGAGATTACAAAACTTTCTTTATATAAAGGAATTGAACAAGCTCAGGCAGGTAATCACATTGGCGACATCGGGTCGATAATTCAAGATACTTGTCAGGCTGAGGGCTACGGAATTGTAAGAGAACTGACAGGGCACGGCATAGGGCGTGAAATGCACGAAGATCCACAAATACCAAATTACGGACGCCGTGGGAATGGTACAATGTTGAAGAGTGGAATGTGTATTGCAATAGAGCCAATGGTAACTTTAGGCAGTCGATATATCGGAATGCTTCCAGACCATTGGAATATCGTAACACGTGATGGAAAGCCCGCAGCTCATTTTGAACATACGGTAGCAGTTCGAAAAGGCAAAGCTGAAATTTTATCTTCTTTTGAAGAAATTGAACTTTTAGAAAGACAAAAATTTTAA
- the infA gene encoding translation initiation factor IF-1 yields the protein MAKQTAIEQDGTILEALSNAMFRVELENGVEIIAHISGKMRMHYIKILPGDKVKVEMSPYDLTKGRIVFRYK from the coding sequence ATGGCAAAACAAACTGCTATTGAGCAGGACGGAACAATACTTGAAGCACTTTCAAATGCAATGTTCCGTGTTGAATTGGAAAACGGTGTTGAAATTATAGCACACATATCTGGAAAGATGAGAATGCACTACATCAAAATCTTACCCGGCGACAAGGTAAAGGTTGAGATGAGTCCATACGACTTAACCAAAGGCAGAATAGTTTTCAGATACAAATAA
- the rpmJ gene encoding 50S ribosomal protein L36 yields MKTRASLKKRTADCKIVRRKGRLFVINKKNPKFKLRQG; encoded by the coding sequence ATGAAGACAAGAGCATCATTAAAGAAGCGTACAGCGGACTGCAAGATCGTGCGTCGTAAGGGCCGTTTGTTCGTTATCAACAAGAAAAACCCTAAGTTTAAATTACGTCAGGGTTAA
- the rpsM gene encoding 30S ribosomal protein S13, whose translation MAIRIVGVDLPQNKRGEIALTYIYGIGRSSSAKILDKAGISRDLKVSEWSDDQAAKIREIIGAEFKVEGDLRSEIQMNIKRLMDIGCYRGVRHRNGLPVRGQSTKNNARTRKGKKKTVANKKKATK comes from the coding sequence ATGGCAATAAGAATTGTTGGAGTAGATTTGCCCCAAAACAAGCGTGGCGAAATCGCATTGACCTATATCTATGGTATCGGTCGAAGTAGTTCAGCAAAGATATTGGATAAGGCAGGCATTAGCCGCGACCTGAAAGTTAGCGAATGGTCTGACGACCAGGCAGCTAAGATCCGTGAAATTATCGGTGCTGAATTCAAAGTTGAAGGTGATCTCCGTTCAGAGATCCAGATGAACATCAAGCGCCTTATGGATATTGGCTGCTATCGTGGTGTCAGACATCGTAATGGTCTTCCAGTTCGTGGACAGAGTACAAAGAATAATGCTCGTACCCGTAAGGGAAAGAAGAAGACTGTTGCTAATAAGAAGAAGGCTACTAAGTAA
- the rpsK gene encoding 30S ribosomal protein S11 translates to MAKKSATSKKRNVRVDALGQLHVHSSFNNIIVSLANNEGQVISWSSAGKMGFRGSKKNTPYAAQMAAEDCAKVAFDLGLRKVKAFVKGPGNGRESAIRAVNAAGIQVTEIVDVTPLPHNGCRPPKRRRV, encoded by the coding sequence ATGGCAAAAAAATCAGCAACATCTAAGAAAAGAAACGTACGAGTTGACGCATTGGGCCAGCTCCACGTACACAGTTCATTCAATAACATCATTGTATCTTTAGCAAATAATGAAGGTCAGGTTATCTCTTGGTCTTCTGCTGGTAAGATGGGATTCCGTGGTTCTAAGAAGAACACTCCTTACGCTGCTCAGATGGCGGCAGAGGATTGTGCTAAGGTAGCTTTCGACCTCGGTCTGCGTAAGGTAAAGGCATTTGTGAAAGGTCCGGGTAACGGTCGTGAGAGCGCAATTCGTGCTGTCAATGCTGCGGGGATTCAGGTTACAGAGATTGTCGATGTAACTCCATTACCACACAACGGTTGCCGTCCTCCAAAGCGTCGTCGTGTATAA
- the rpsD gene encoding 30S ribosomal protein S4 — protein MARYIGPKSRIARRFGEPIFGADKVLAKRNFPPGQHGNNRRRKVSEYGAQLAEKQKAKYTYGVLERQFRNMFDRAAKADGITGEVLLQNLESRLDNVVYRLGLAPTRAAARQLVSHKHIVVNGKVVNIASFAVKAGDIVGVREKAKSLEVIEAALAGFNHSKYPWIEWDENSKSGKFLHKPDRADIPENIKEQLIVELYSKQ, from the coding sequence ATGGCAAGATACATAGGTCCAAAATCAAGAATTGCACGCCGCTTTGGTGAGCCAATCTTCGGTGCAGATAAGGTACTGGCTAAGAGAAATTTCCCTCCAGGTCAGCACGGTAACAACCGCCGTCGCAAGGTTTCTGAGTATGGTGCTCAGCTCGCTGAAAAGCAGAAAGCAAAATATACTTATGGTGTTCTCGAACGTCAGTTCCGCAATATGTTTGACCGTGCTGCAAAGGCAGACGGTATTACTGGTGAGGTGCTGCTTCAGAACCTTGAGAGCCGTCTCGATAATGTAGTTTATCGTCTTGGCCTCGCTCCTACACGTGCAGCAGCACGTCAGCTCGTATCTCACAAGCATATCGTAGTAAATGGTAAGGTCGTAAACATTGCATCTTTTGCAGTTAAGGCCGGCGATATTGTTGGTGTTCGCGAGAAGGCAAAGTCTCTCGAGGTAATCGAAGCAGCTTTGGCAGGTTTCAATCACAGCAAGTATCCTTGGATTGAATGGGACGAAAACTCTAAGAGTGGTAAGTTCCTTCACAAGCCAGACCGTGCTGACATTCCTGAGAACATTAAGGAGCAATTAATCGTTGAGTTGTACTCTAAACAATAA
- a CDS encoding DNA-directed RNA polymerase subunit alpha, protein MAILAFQKPDKVVMLEANDQFGKFEFRPLEPGFGVTIGNSLRRILLSSLEGYAINTIRIAGVEHEFSSVPGVKEDVTNIILNLKQVRFKQVVEEFENEKVSITVENSTEFKAGDIGKYLTGFEVLNPDLVICHLDSKASLQIDLTINKGRGYVPAEENREFCTDVNVLPIDSIYTPIRNVKYSVEPYRVEQKTDYDKLVIEVSTDGSIHPKDALKEAAKILIYHFMLFSDEKITLESPDQESNQEFDEEVLHMRQLLKTKLTDSSLNLSVRALNCLKAADVETLGDLVQYNKTDLLKFRNFGKKSLSELDDLLESLNLSFGTDITKYKLDKE, encoded by the coding sequence ATGGCGATATTAGCATTTCAAAAACCTGATAAAGTCGTGATGCTGGAGGCCAATGACCAGTTCGGCAAGTTCGAATTTCGTCCTCTTGAGCCTGGCTTTGGTGTTACCATTGGTAACTCCCTGCGCCGCATCCTCCTTTCATCGCTGGAGGGTTATGCTATCAACACTATTCGCATAGCAGGTGTTGAGCATGAGTTTTCTTCAGTGCCGGGTGTAAAGGAAGATGTTACCAACATCATCTTGAATCTGAAGCAAGTTCGATTCAAGCAAGTAGTAGAAGAATTCGAGAATGAGAAAGTTAGTATTACCGTTGAGAATTCCACAGAGTTCAAGGCAGGTGATATTGGCAAGTATCTGACTGGATTTGAAGTGTTAAATCCTGATTTGGTGATTTGTCATTTAGACTCAAAGGCTTCATTGCAGATTGATTTAACTATCAACAAGGGACGTGGTTATGTTCCTGCTGAAGAGAATCGTGAGTTCTGCACTGATGTTAACGTACTCCCAATCGATTCGATCTACACCCCAATCAGAAACGTAAAGTATTCAGTTGAGCCATATCGTGTTGAGCAAAAGACCGACTATGACAAACTGGTTATTGAAGTTTCTACAGATGGTTCCATCCACCCGAAGGATGCACTGAAAGAGGCTGCTAAAATCCTCATTTATCACTTTATGTTGTTCTCTGATGAGAAGATCACTCTCGAGAGTCCGGATCAGGAGAGCAATCAGGAGTTCGATGAAGAGGTGTTGCACATGCGCCAGTTGCTCAAGACTAAGCTCACAGACTCCAGTCTGAACCTTAGCGTTCGCGCACTCAACTGCCTCAAGGCAGCTGATGTCGAAACATTGGGCGACCTCGTGCAGTACAACAAGACTGATCTCTTGAAGTTCCGTAACTTTGGTAAGAAATCGCTTTCCGAGCTTGATGATTTGCTCGAGAGTCTGAATCTGTCATTTGGAACCGACATTACAAAGTATAAACTGGATAAGGAGTAA
- the rplQ gene encoding 50S ribosomal protein L17, with amino-acid sequence MRHNKKFNHLGRTADHRAAMLANMAISLIQHKRITTTLAKAKALKKYVEPLITKAKEDTTNSRRVVFRYLQNKEAVTELFKEISVKVGDRPGGYTRVIKLGTRQGDAAPIAFIELVDYDENMAKTPKAEVKKTRRSRRSTKKAEETVVETATEATEETKAE; translated from the coding sequence ATGAGACATAATAAGAAATTCAACCATTTGGGTCGTACTGCCGATCATCGTGCAGCCATGCTCGCTAACATGGCTATATCGCTGATTCAGCACAAAAGAATCACTACGACCCTTGCAAAGGCTAAGGCTTTGAAGAAGTATGTAGAACCGCTGATTACAAAGGCAAAGGAAGATACAACCAACTCACGTCGTGTTGTTTTTCGTTATTTGCAGAATAAGGAAGCTGTTACAGAACTCTTCAAGGAAATCTCAGTTAAGGTAGGCGACCGTCCGGGTGGATACACACGTGTTATCAAGCTCGGTACTCGTCAGGGAGACGCTGCTCCTATCGCTTTCATCGAGTTGGTAGACTATGATGAAAATATGGCTAAGACTCCTAAGGCTGAAGTTAAGAAGACCCGCCGTAGCCGTCGTTCAACAAAGAAGGCTGAAGAAACTGTTGTTGAGACTGCAACAGAGGCTACTGAAGAAACAAAGGCTGAATAA
- a CDS encoding dynamin family protein: MKVPLIGVFSAGKSSLLNVFTGKPGMLPVDTMPETAVAYELYFSEMEVVELFRDGTKVDSKPLADIAKLDTKPGDIAKVFCNSIPVKKLQERGIILVDMPGIGSGIERHDAAIANYIDTGTAFVLVVDVEQGSLRGNTLAFMNELIDYKMNLAVVISKTDKKPETDVNDIAEYIRYQLTKLGHQNPYVSTACAVNGNLSGLTQYLESLDANQILAEKLSAQFKQIVKSVTSQLKTRIDVRTKDIADVDEKLKAIEEEIENVKAELPTTNSTADTPEKSTQDILDNVRAALEAKATDIAQMIINRESQESIKAFIISIVRKEIVISIQEESKQYSAALGQAVQESIKNLSVIEVDGGFMDDFGDMYGFLYSFLGKFLNIGGIWGKIIGFILPVLPKILNWLFGKSDDEILEEVRAKVIGQGVNQLIEGLHPTVFKMVEDNQQKIRNKIQEELVAKMEKVKEGLREKIADATRTKEDVQSELNQLNTAISELNAIAENL; encoded by the coding sequence ATGAAGGTGCCATTGATTGGCGTATTCAGTGCGGGGAAGAGTTCGTTGTTGAACGTCTTTACTGGAAAACCCGGAATGTTGCCGGTAGATACTATGCCGGAAACTGCCGTGGCTTATGAACTGTATTTCAGCGAAATGGAAGTTGTGGAGTTGTTTCGCGACGGGACTAAGGTAGACTCCAAACCTTTAGCCGATATAGCTAAATTGGATACGAAGCCCGGTGATATAGCCAAAGTTTTCTGTAACAGCATTCCGGTAAAGAAACTTCAGGAAAGAGGAATCATCCTGGTTGATATGCCCGGTATCGGTTCAGGTATAGAGCGGCACGATGCAGCTATTGCAAATTATATTGACACAGGAACTGCATTTGTTTTGGTTGTTGATGTTGAACAGGGTTCTTTGCGTGGTAATACATTGGCGTTTATGAACGAACTTATCGACTACAAGATGAACCTTGCGGTGGTAATATCAAAAACTGATAAGAAGCCTGAAACTGATGTCAATGATATTGCAGAATATATTCGCTATCAATTGACAAAGCTGGGACATCAAAATCCTTACGTTTCAACTGCCTGTGCTGTAAACGGCAATTTAAGTGGTTTGACACAATATCTTGAAAGTCTCGATGCAAACCAAATTCTGGCTGAAAAACTTAGTGCTCAGTTTAAACAGATTGTTAAGTCTGTTACGAGTCAGCTTAAGACACGTATTGATGTGAGAACAAAGGATATTGCTGATGTTGATGAGAAACTGAAGGCAATAGAGGAGGAAATTGAAAACGTCAAGGCTGAATTGCCTACAACAAACAGCACTGCCGATACACCAGAGAAGTCTACTCAGGACATCTTGGACAACGTGCGTGCTGCGTTGGAGGCCAAGGCTACGGATATTGCTCAAATGATAATCAACCGAGAGAGTCAAGAGAGCATCAAGGCTTTTATTATTAGTATAGTAAGAAAAGAGATTGTAATCTCCATACAGGAGGAAAGCAAGCAGTATTCTGCTGCTTTAGGGCAGGCGGTTCAGGAATCTATAAAGAACTTATCTGTTATTGAAGTTGATGGTGGTTTTATGGATGACTTTGGAGATATGTATGGCTTTTTGTATTCTTTCTTGGGCAAGTTTTTAAATATAGGTGGAATATGGGGTAAGATTATCGGTTTTATCCTTCCTGTGCTTCCAAAAATTCTTAATTGGTTGTTTGGTAAATCTGATGATGAAATTCTTGAAGAGGTTCGTGCAAAGGTAATAGGTCAGGGTGTAAATCAGCTGATAGAAGGTTTGCATCCAACTGTTTTCAAGATGGTTGAGGATAATCAGCAGAAAATTAGAAATAAGATTCAGGAAGAACTTGTTGCCAAGATGGAGAAAGTGAAGGAAGGTCTCCGTGAGAAGATTGCCGATGCAACCAGAACAAAGGAAGATGTTCAGAGCGAACTGAATCAATTGAATACTGCGATTTCCGAGTTGAACGCTATTGCAGAGAATCTCTGA